DNA sequence from the Candidatus Cloacimonadaceae bacterium genome:
CGATCGTTAGAGATCACCAAAGCCTTGCGGCTTGCAAAGGTAAATGCCAATAAAGACAGCAATATCAATGAAAACGCTACTTTTTTCATTTCCACCTCCAAGAAGTTTTGCCACAATGTTTAGTGCGGATATTCCTGTCAATCAAATTCTGTGAGGGGCAAAAAGGTAAGAGCTGTTAGACGAAACTCAGATAATGGAAAGTTCTTGTTTGATACTGCGGATCAGAGATTCTGTGTCCAGGCCCGCCCAGTGGTAAAGGTCGTCTGCGGTGCCGGAATTGGGATAACTGCGCACTCCGATCTTGACCAGTTTGGCGCAGATGCGCTCTTCCGCCAATCTGTCTGCGATGATTGATCCCAAGCCGCTGTGGACGTTGTGGTCTTCGATACTGAAGATGGTCCCGGTCTTGGCGGCAAAATCGAGAATCTCGCGATCGATCGCGAGCGGACAGGAAATATATATAAGCTGGAGATAGATACCCTCTTCGCGAAGGCTGTCAACAGCTTTGAGCGCGTTTCCGGCAGGAGTTCCGCATACGATCACGCAACCGTCGTTTCCGAGACGTAGGACGTCCGCCATGCCATAATCGAAGGTATAGTCCATTTTATAGAAGAGCCCGTCTTCATCGTTTTTCAGGATTGACAATTTGCTGCGGCCCATGGTCACAAAATAGTTGCCCGGTTTGTTGATCAGCCAGCGGATGATGCGATCGGTGTGATTCGGATCGGCGGGGCAGATGAGCCTGAAATTATAGAGATTGCGCGTCAGACCAATGTAATCGATGCACTGATGCGTCTTTCCGTCTTCGCCGACGTCGAGTCCCACGTGGGTGACCACGACCTTGAGATTGGCATGGTTTATGTCATTGAGCCGCTGCATATTGTAAACCTCGTCGATGCCAAACATACCAAAGTCCGACCAAAAGGTCTGAATCCCACAAGCGGAAAGGGAACCCGCAGCAACGGATGTGTGGTGTTCCATGATCCCGCTTTGGATAAAATTATCGGGATGATTTTTGGCAAATTCTCCGGTTTTCACGCTGGCGGCGAGGTCGCAATCAAACACGGCGATAGGTGTTGAGCTGTCTATATTGATCATGCCGAGATCGGCAATGGCATTTCCCCAGGCGCTACGATTGTCCGTGTCCTTGTCATAAACGATTGGTTGACCGGATTTGAGATCGCCTTTCAATGCAAAATGATTTCCATTTACTTTGGTTTTGGGAGGTTTAAATTCTTTTCTGGCTTTGCGATAGTCCTTGATCCGATTGGGGACACCAAGGATATTGAGCGCCTCCTCAAGTTGCTCTTCGTCCAACGCGGAACCGTGATATTTCGCCATGTTTTCCATGAAAGGTACCGCTTTGCCCATCACTGTGTGCGCCAGGATCATCACCGGAGTTTCGGCATCTTCGGCTGCTTCTAACGCACCGGAGATAAGACCAAAATCATGTCCGTTGATTTCCAACACATACCAACCGTCGGATTCCCAGTTTGAGCGAATGTGCTGGGGCATCACCTCATGGATGGAGCCGCTGATCTGCAATTGGTTGTAATCCACAATCGCAGTAAGATTATTGAGCTTAAATTTGGCGGCAAATCGTCTTGCCTCGCTGATCTGACCCTTTTGCTGTTCGCCATCGCCCATGATGCAATAAACTCTATAGGGAGTAGCGTTTATCCTGCTTGCCAAAGCCATTCCGGCGGCAGCGGAAAGTCCCTGTCCCAGGTTTCCGGTTGACCATTCCACCCCCGGAACCTCGCGTTCGATATGTCCCTCAAAGATGCTGCCTAAAAGGCGAAACTGCGACACGGCATCGTCCAGTTCAAAATATCCGTTCAAACCCAAAGCTGAATAGACTGCTGGAGAGAGGTGCCCATTGCTGATCACGATACGATCACGATCCGGCATCTGCGGATTCTTGGGATCATGTTTGATGTGTTTGTATAGAGAAAGCATAAAATCTATGGCGGACATCGATCCGCCGGGATGACCAGAACCAGCCAGGGTGGTCATTGTCAGTATCGCTGCGCGGGCGATTTTGGCTTGATTGAGCAATTCGTTTTGCATTTCGTTGTCGATCTTGGTCATGATTTCCTCACAAAATAGTCGCTGTAAATAAGTGTCCCCTCCACGTTGCAGCAGCAACGTGAAGGGGCTCTAAATTGGTGGAGCATAGCGGGATCGAACCGCTGACCTCATGACTGCCAGTCATGCGCTCTCCCAGCTGAGCTAATGCCCCAAGTCGTGATTGACTTTGATTGAGCCACTCTCAAAATCGCGCTTTATTTGTCAAGCAGAAATATGCGAGCGATGCCGTAATTATTATACAATGAGAGGATAAGATATTGGATGGTGGAATCTTATCTGATCTCTACACTGCAGATCTTACCTCAAATGCACCTGCCCATCACCATATCATCCGCTCGTTTGTCCCCCGCGCAAACAAAAAGAATCACTCAGCAACTTAGTAAGAGACGCGTAGCTTGATTTTAAGGCTGGGTTGTGGTTCAGATTCCATCTTCAAGGACTCTTTCCAACATGATTTTCAGTTCCTGATAAAAGAGATTCGGGTTATCATTTCGGGTGGCGGAAGTGATCACTTTGACGTCTTCGCGTTTCCACTTCCACTTGGGATTGCCAGCGCTGACGATGAAGATCGTGTTTTTCTTATCCCCCTTTTTGGCAATATCCTTCATGCCGTGATTGAGCAACAGCCCGGCTTTGACCTGTTCCATCACGAGTAATGCGGCATAGTCGCGGTCTTGGATATCCTTAAAGTTCTTGATAGAAATCACTTCGACGTTGAAATCATCGGCAAAATCTGCGTCGATTTGCTTGATGATTCCACGCTTGTAATTGCTATCCGCACCCTTGAGAATTCCGATAAGGATAGTCTCTTTGGTGGGATCGCTATGCCTGGCGGGATAGTCAAAACTCTGCTTTGAGCAAGCCCCCGCCAGCATCAATATGCTCATTACAGCCAAGACGAATTTCATTGGACACCCCATGGTATTTTAATAACGAACTGTAAAATCCAGGTGCTGATAATGGTCAAGTAAATTATTTGTGTCAGTATGTGCGATTTTTAGAGACTGTTCAAAATCTCCAACGATACTTCCCTATATTTGTAGGTTTCATCGAGAAATAGTGGTCTGAGGATAGTCGGTTATTATTTTCGCAGTAGCGCAGGATGCCGATCCTGCGAGGGGAAAAACCATTCAAACAGTACCTCGTTTCCGCAGCATCGGGACATGCTGCGCTACATAAAATCTTCCCCCTTTGCATTACGGAATCAATACGGAGTCAATACGGACTAAGTCCGTATTGACTCCGTAATGCTAAGGAGGAAGCGCAGCAAGCCGATGCTGCTGAGAAACATGCAATGAGTTAGCCAGCAAAGAGTTAACTTACAATGCAGTAGTTTTGGCTTGGATAAGATATCTCCGGTCTTTAGGTTACAAAAGCCAACCAAGGAATAGTTGAACAGTCTCATTTTTATCCTTTACCAAGAATATGCGGGTCAGAGCGTGCAAACTGGATTTCTGCGGTGGCTTGCGATATTTGCGCTTGACAAGAAAGGGTGTCTGTTTTCCTTGACCCGACAGCGGGGTGTAGCGCAGCTTGGTTAGCGCACTGGTTTTGGGAACCAGGAGTCGGAGGTTCGAATCCTCTCACCCCGACCAGATTTTTCATAGTTGTGGGCGCTTAGCTCAGTTGGCAGAGCGCTTGCTTTACACGCAAGATGTCGGGGGTTCAAATCCCTTAGCGCCCACCACTCAAACTTTTAAAAATGAACTAACGGATGGATGATGAAAATAGCCGTCACCGGAGCCAACGGATTCCTCGGAAGCAACATTGCAAACTATTTCCTTGATCAAGGTCATGAGATTTGCGCGTTGATGCGTATGCAAGGGGATGCGGCTCTTATTGATCCCCGCGTTTCCATTGTCAAAATAGACTACGATGATCACCAGGCTTTACAAACTGCTTTTGCGGATCGCGATATCGTGATCCACAATGCCGGAAAGACGCGCACCCTCACTTTCAATCAAATGATCGAGGCCAACGTCACCACTACGCGCGCCGTGCTAAATGCCGTCAACGCCTGTCCCGGAATCAAGCAATTCATTTTTATCAGCTCCCAATCGGCTTCGCGTCCATCTTTGAGCGGAGAATTGATTACTGAAACCGATCTGCCCGCGCCGGTCACCTGGTATGGAAGATCCAAGTTATTGGCGGAGAGAATGATCCAGACACATTGCGCTATCGCATGGACGATCATTCGTCCGGTTCCGGTTTACGGGGGGGGAGACCGTGATTTTCTCAAATTGTTCAAGGCTCTCAAGAATGGAATTGACCTTCAAATCGGCTTTAAGGAGCGCGGTGTAAACATGATCTATATGACTGAACTGTTAGACTTTGTCAATCTCTGCATCGATAATCCCAAGGCGTTTCGCGAGATATTTTTCGCCTCTGACGGCAAGGTCTATCACCAGTCCCAAATATCTACCTACATTGCTCATATAATGAAGATTGAAACCATACGCATTCCGCTTCCCGATCCTCTGGCAAAGGCGATCTTCCACGTCGGAGAGATTTTGAGCCGTGTTCGGAGAAAGCCAACTGTGGTTGGTGTGCAAAAAATGAAGGAAGTGATGGCGCCAAATTGGACTTGCAGCATCGACAAAGCAAAGCGCCTGCTTGGCTGGGAACCCATTCCACGCCTGAAAGAAAACCTCTTGGAAACTTATCAATGGTATCAAAAACACGGCTGGCTCTGATCCTTCTGCTTGTCTGCCTTGGGACGCAGGTTCTTCTTGCGCAAGGTGATGTCGCGCCTCTGATCTTACGTGACTTTGTATTGAATGTCCCCTCCGGCTGGGAAAAAAACTATGAGCCCGCCGAATTGGTCTTCGTGGGCGAGCTTGATACAGAGGGCAGGATAATTTTGATCAGCATCTTCGATGAGAAACAGGAGCTGAGAGCCTTATTGGAGCGAGGGTTGGCTGTTTTTCAACTCAAGGATAAGAACTTACCGACAGGAGTGAGACGTTTCATTGTCTCTTTGAAACAGGAAACCCCCGCTCCAATGTTCGCAAGTGAAATCAAACCAAGGGAGACACCGGTTTCGACAGATCCGCTTAAAAAACGCATCGACATCTGGATCAAATCCCAAAGAGACGCGTTTGACCTTTTTTCCCCCCGCCAAATTGGTGAAAGTCCCTTTTCCAAGCCATGCTATGCCTATCGCGGGTTCTTTATGCACAGCGGTTTGAATAACATCGACCGGCAAACCCGGCGTCTGGGCTTCACGCATCCAGCCACGCTTTTCTCCTCCACGCTTTATGACTCATATTATCAGGCATTCTATACACAAAACGAGACCGGTAACTATGAAAACCGCGTCTATCCGTTTCACATCGCTTTGACCGATCTGCAAACCGGACTGGGGGATTATGACCACCGTTTCGCACGCGGATCATTTGCCAAGAACGAGCTTTTTGGTGTGCCGGGGTTCTTTTACACGCTTGGATTTATGGCGCAAAACGGATGGTGGGAACAGCAAAACTCCGCTCAATCTTCGATGAAACACTATCTTTCGGTTCCCATAGTCAAATCCATCAGGCTGGAAACCGAATATGCCGATTTTTCCCGTGGCGTTTCCATGATCCAATTGCTACCCGCTTATTGGCGGAGCGCGCTTTTTTCCGTCGATCACAACTATGAGCATATCTATGCGGCTCTGCGCAATCCGATCATCGATATCGAAGTTTTGCGCATCAACGAAGTGGCGAAATCCAACATCTTTCATACCAATCTGAAACTGAACAGCACGCAAATCAAAGCCGGAAGAGCATTTAACCTATTTGGAAATCAATTCTCGATGGGTTATGAACATCTGGAAAGCAAGCGCAACTTTGATGCGGTGGCGGATTTTGAGGACAAACTCCAGGTCGCTTTCGATCGCAGCCAAAAAAACTTCAACGCCAGGCTGAAAGCGGAACTCAATGACTATGAGAGCTATCTGCTGGACGCAGAGCTTTCCACCGCTTTGGGCTTTTTTCTTTTTGGATTGGAAGGATTCTATAACTTGGATAAAAGAGAGCCTCTTTATAGCACGGCAGATATCTACACTCCTGGGGAGACCAGGCAACTCGCGTCCAAAAGCCTAAAAAGCGAATTGGTTGGGGCGATGTCCTATGCCGGCATATCCGGGCTTGTAATCGAGGGCGCTTTTGGACAAAGATCGGCCATCCAATCGGAAGGACTGACCGATGACACAATCAGTGCGGAATATCCTTTCCTATATGGCTCAGCGACACTCAAATTAAGCAAGAGAATTGGCAACTATCTGCTTGATCTGAAACAAGATACGAGGTGGCAGGAGGAAATCGATATCCTGCGTGAACATCCGCAATGGCAATCCCAAAACTCTCTGATTCTCACTCGCGAACTGCCATATAACAATGCCATCTTCGCCGGCGTGGGGGTTTTGGGGCATTCGGATTTTCGGAGTATGGAATCTGCTATGTTCAAAGTGGAAGCAAGCGCGGCAGTGGATCTTTGGGCTGGTGTGCGGATCACGAATCTTTTTGAAATCAGCTTTGCCTTGAAAAACATCGGCGATGCCGACATCTATGGAGTTTATCCAATTCCAGCATCCATGCACGCTTCGATCCGTTGGTTCTATCTGAACTGAGCTAAAGACAGAGCAGAGCTTGTCCTTGAACCTTTCGGGGAATCCCGATCCTGCTGCGCAAAAACATCTCCAGTTAGATCATCGTTTTCGCAGCAATGGCATGCTGCGCTACAAGATAAGGGGAGCCTAACTTTCCCTGAGGTGTTCGTGCAGGAAGTCGTGGTATTCCTTGTTGCTAAACACCAATTCCTCATGCGTGCCTTTGTGGCAGAACCCATTGTAATCGATGAAAAGCACCTGATCCACATAACGCAAGGTC
Encoded proteins:
- a CDS encoding NAD-dependent epimerase/dehydratase family protein is translated as MKIAVTGANGFLGSNIANYFLDQGHEICALMRMQGDAALIDPRVSIVKIDYDDHQALQTAFADRDIVIHNAGKTRTLTFNQMIEANVTTTRAVLNAVNACPGIKQFIFISSQSASRPSLSGELITETDLPAPVTWYGRSKLLAERMIQTHCAIAWTIIRPVPVYGGGDRDFLKLFKALKNGIDLQIGFKERGVNMIYMTELLDFVNLCIDNPKAFREIFFASDGKVYHQSQISTYIAHIMKIETIRIPLPDPLAKAIFHVGEILSRVRRKPTVVGVQKMKEVMAPNWTCSIDKAKRLLGWEPIPRLKENLLETYQWYQKHGWL
- a CDS encoding transketolase, which encodes MTKIDNEMQNELLNQAKIARAAILTMTTLAGSGHPGGSMSAIDFMLSLYKHIKHDPKNPQMPDRDRIVISNGHLSPAVYSALGLNGYFELDDAVSQFRLLGSIFEGHIEREVPGVEWSTGNLGQGLSAAAGMALASRINATPYRVYCIMGDGEQQKGQISEARRFAAKFKLNNLTAIVDYNQLQISGSIHEVMPQHIRSNWESDGWYVLEINGHDFGLISGALEAAEDAETPVMILAHTVMGKAVPFMENMAKYHGSALDEEQLEEALNILGVPNRIKDYRKARKEFKPPKTKVNGNHFALKGDLKSGQPIVYDKDTDNRSAWGNAIADLGMINIDSSTPIAVFDCDLAASVKTGEFAKNHPDNFIQSGIMEHHTSVAAGSLSACGIQTFWSDFGMFGIDEVYNMQRLNDINHANLKVVVTHVGLDVGEDGKTHQCIDYIGLTRNLYNFRLICPADPNHTDRIIRWLINKPGNYFVTMGRSKLSILKNDEDGLFYKMDYTFDYGMADVLRLGNDGCVIVCGTPAGNALKAVDSLREEGIYLQLIYISCPLAIDREILDFAAKTGTIFSIEDHNVHSGLGSIIADRLAEERICAKLVKIGVRSYPNSGTADDLYHWAGLDTESLIRSIKQELSII